In Arthrobacter alpinus, a single window of DNA contains:
- the ispF gene encoding 2-C-methyl-D-erythritol 2,4-cyclodiphosphate synthase — MMLPRTGIGVDIHAFASEDSPAPLWLAGLLWEGERGLSGHSDGDAVAHAAADALFSAAGVGDLGTHFGTDRPEYQGASGVRLLAEAARIVRAAGFEIGNIAVQFVGNRPKFSPRRLEAEAALSEAAGAPVSVSATTSDGLGFPGRDEGITAYATALVVARAPHDAGQRDNLEP, encoded by the coding sequence ATGATGTTGCCCCGTACCGGAATTGGTGTCGACATTCACGCGTTCGCATCCGAGGACAGCCCCGCGCCGCTGTGGCTCGCAGGTCTCCTCTGGGAAGGCGAACGCGGCCTGAGCGGCCATTCGGACGGCGATGCCGTGGCCCATGCCGCCGCCGATGCCTTGTTTTCCGCAGCGGGGGTGGGTGATCTTGGTACCCACTTTGGCACCGACCGCCCTGAATACCAGGGCGCCTCAGGTGTTCGGCTGTTGGCCGAAGCTGCCCGAATTGTGCGTGCGGCAGGCTTTGAGATTGGCAACATCGCCGTGCAATTTGTGGGCAATCGGCCCAAATTCAGTCCACGCCGTCTCGAGGCAGAGGCGGCACTCAGCGAAGCCGCCGGAGCGCCCGTCTCCGTCAGCGCAACCACGTCCGACGGACTCGGCTTCCCCGGCCGCGATGAGGGGATCACCGCCTACGCCACGGCATTGGTGGTTGCCCGTGCACCCCATGACGCTGGGCAACGGGATAACCTAGAGCCGTGA
- the ispD gene encoding 2-C-methyl-D-erythritol 4-phosphate cytidylyltransferase: MTEVKDGSCAVVVVAAGSGQRLGHGVPKARVPLGGHAMLVHAVRGVIKAGVAAQICVAIPADDPELDAICRNVGAEAATAGVLFTIVEGGAERSASVSAALEAIATGITTVMIHDGARPLTPSGVFNRVAGALRDGASAVIPALAVTDTIKTVVPASLPATGAGLEKVVDTPPRNQLRAVQTPQGFQLETLRRAHEYLSTLDAAAASRITDDAMLVEALGEVVFVVQGSTHSLKITTPMDLLLAEAMLAGPLRPRWIEG; the protein is encoded by the coding sequence ATGACTGAGGTGAAGGACGGCTCGTGCGCCGTCGTGGTGGTTGCAGCTGGATCCGGGCAGAGACTCGGACACGGGGTACCTAAAGCACGCGTGCCGCTGGGCGGGCACGCCATGCTGGTTCATGCCGTCCGCGGCGTGATCAAAGCTGGCGTGGCTGCGCAAATTTGTGTCGCCATCCCGGCAGACGATCCAGAGTTGGACGCCATCTGCCGGAACGTGGGTGCCGAGGCCGCCACAGCCGGTGTTCTCTTCACCATCGTGGAGGGTGGCGCGGAGAGATCGGCATCCGTGAGCGCAGCCCTTGAAGCGATCGCCACCGGGATCACTACCGTCATGATTCACGACGGTGCCAGGCCGCTCACGCCGTCGGGCGTTTTCAACCGTGTGGCCGGAGCCTTGCGCGACGGCGCCTCCGCGGTGATCCCGGCGTTGGCCGTCACCGACACCATCAAAACCGTTGTCCCCGCCAGCCTCCCCGCCACGGGAGCCGGCCTGGAAAAGGTCGTTGACACTCCGCCACGCAACCAACTCCGTGCCGTGCAAACGCCGCAGGGGTTCCAGTTGGAGACGCTGCGCCGGGCTCATGAATACCTGTCGACGCTGGATGCCGCGGCGGCCTCGCGCATCACTGATGACGCCATGCTCGTGGAAGCCCTGGGCGAGGTGGTCTTTGTGGTGCAGGGATCAACCCACAGCCTGAAAATCACCACACCCATGGACTTGTTGTTGGCCGAGGCCATGTTGGCAGGGCCGCTGCGTCCGCGCTGGATTGAAGGTTAG
- a CDS encoding CarD family transcriptional regulator: protein MLFEVGETVVYPHHGAAKIEEIKMRTIRGEEKMYLKLKVAQGDLTIEVPAENVDLVGVRDVVGKEGLEHVFDVLRAEFTEEPANWSRRYKANLEKLASGDVIKVAEVVRDLWRRDNDRGVSAGEKRLLAKARQILISELALAEKTDEDKASEVLDEVLAS, encoded by the coding sequence ATGCTTTTTGAGGTCGGCGAGACAGTAGTTTACCCACATCATGGTGCGGCAAAGATCGAAGAGATCAAGATGCGCACCATTCGCGGGGAAGAGAAAATGTATCTCAAGCTCAAGGTTGCCCAGGGGGATCTTACGATCGAAGTTCCCGCTGAGAACGTTGACCTTGTGGGAGTGCGCGATGTCGTAGGCAAGGAAGGCCTGGAGCACGTTTTCGACGTTCTTCGTGCAGAGTTTACGGAGGAACCCGCCAACTGGTCCCGCCGTTACAAGGCAAACTTGGAAAAGCTTGCTTCCGGTGACGTAATCAAGGTTGCAGAAGTTGTTCGCGACCTCTGGCGCCGTGATAACGATCGCGGTGTTTCTGCCGGTGAGAAGCGTCTGCTGGCAAAGGCCCGTCAGATCCTGATTTCGGAACTTGCCTTGGCTGAGAAAACAGACGAAGACAAGGCCTCCGAGGTTCTTGACGAGGTTTTGGCTTCATAG
- a CDS encoding response regulator transcription factor: MSRILIVEDEESISDPLSFLLGKEGYEVQVVDNGLDALVEFERNGADLVLLDLQLPGMSGTEVCKHLRQRSSVPIIMLTAKDSEIDKVVGLELGADDYVTKPYSSRELIARIRAVLRRQAEPEELMDSTVHAGPVRMDVERHVVSVLGDTVAFPLKEFELLEMLLRNAGKVLTRGQLIDRVWGSDYVGDTKTLDVHIKRLRSKIEPDPAAPKFLVTVRGLGYKFEP; the protein is encoded by the coding sequence GTGAGCAGAATCTTGATTGTTGAAGACGAGGAGTCCATCAGCGACCCCCTGTCATTCCTTCTTGGCAAAGAGGGGTATGAGGTGCAGGTCGTGGACAACGGCCTGGACGCCCTCGTGGAATTTGAACGCAACGGTGCCGATTTGGTCCTGTTGGACCTGCAGCTGCCCGGTATGAGTGGCACCGAGGTGTGCAAGCACTTGCGCCAGCGCTCCAGCGTGCCCATCATCATGCTGACGGCCAAGGATTCTGAGATTGACAAGGTAGTGGGGCTGGAATTGGGTGCGGATGACTACGTGACCAAGCCCTATTCTTCCCGTGAGCTGATCGCGCGGATTCGTGCCGTGCTGCGGCGCCAGGCGGAACCGGAAGAGCTCATGGATTCCACGGTGCATGCCGGTCCGGTCCGCATGGATGTGGAGCGTCATGTGGTGAGTGTCCTCGGCGACACCGTGGCGTTCCCCTTGAAGGAATTCGAGCTGCTCGAAATGTTGCTGCGCAATGCGGGCAAGGTTCTCACCCGTGGCCAGCTGATCGATCGGGTCTGGGGATCGGACTACGTGGGCGATACCAAGACGCTCGATGTGCACATCAAACGATTGCGCAGCAAGATCGAACCCGATCCGGCGGCTCCGAAGTTCCTGGTTACAGTGCGCGGCTTGGGTTACAAGTTCGAGCCCTAA
- a CDS encoding sensor histidine kinase yields the protein MDPLVIGLVAGLIGLALGIFGMFAFSISDRSRRLTPDITEPTLPDGAAEVLSVVGKAYIVIDTVDGVVRASPGAYAYGLVRGHTLVHKELLDLAHRVRRDGVIEERDLILARGALPAAAKVTVNSNHEAADSAGSSHAEPHTVADPMGAHGAPGQGTLVIQVRVAPLTEEYILLLADDRTEIARTEAVRNDFVANVSHELKTPVGAISLLAEALESAPEDQATVRRFASHMMTESARLAALVQDIIELSRLQGKDVARVATEVDMNAVIAEAVDRTRLPAQSKNIKLAVGAAQPAEVYGDQAQLVTALRNLIDNAVRYSPDNTQVGIGLQVSGGVVSVSISDQGDGLSPQEQDRIFERFYRVDAARSRHTGGTGLGLSIVKHIVSNHGGEVTLWSAPKMGSTFTVRLPQLSTPTSDGGTHHRAQRHHGLI from the coding sequence GTGGATCCCTTGGTAATTGGACTGGTAGCAGGGCTCATTGGCCTGGCCTTGGGCATATTTGGCATGTTCGCGTTCAGTATCAGCGACCGTTCGCGCCGACTCACCCCGGACATTACCGAGCCAACCTTGCCCGACGGCGCTGCAGAGGTGCTTTCCGTGGTTGGTAAGGCCTACATCGTCATTGACACGGTCGACGGCGTGGTGCGCGCAAGCCCGGGCGCCTACGCCTACGGTCTGGTGCGCGGGCACACGCTGGTTCACAAGGAGCTTCTTGACCTGGCCCACCGGGTGCGCCGAGATGGCGTCATTGAGGAAAGGGACCTCATCCTGGCCCGCGGTGCCCTGCCGGCAGCCGCCAAGGTTACGGTCAATTCAAACCACGAAGCGGCCGATTCCGCCGGTTCCAGCCACGCCGAACCCCACACCGTCGCTGACCCCATGGGCGCCCACGGTGCCCCAGGCCAGGGAACCCTTGTCATTCAGGTCCGTGTGGCGCCGCTGACCGAGGAATACATCCTGCTACTGGCGGATGACCGCACCGAGATCGCCCGCACTGAGGCCGTCCGCAATGACTTTGTGGCCAACGTATCCCATGAGCTCAAGACTCCCGTTGGTGCCATTTCCCTGTTGGCGGAGGCGCTCGAGTCTGCGCCGGAGGATCAGGCTACTGTGCGCCGCTTCGCCTCCCATATGATGACCGAGTCGGCCCGGCTGGCGGCTCTGGTCCAGGACATCATCGAGTTGTCCCGGCTGCAGGGCAAGGACGTAGCCCGTGTTGCCACGGAGGTGGACATGAACGCCGTGATTGCCGAGGCCGTGGACCGGACACGGCTGCCCGCGCAGAGCAAGAACATCAAGCTCGCAGTCGGTGCCGCCCAACCGGCCGAGGTTTATGGCGACCAGGCGCAATTGGTGACCGCGCTGCGCAACCTGATTGACAATGCTGTGCGCTACTCGCCGGACAACACCCAGGTGGGCATAGGCCTGCAGGTCAGTGGCGGCGTTGTCTCCGTCAGCATCTCGGATCAAGGCGATGGCCTCTCTCCACAGGAGCAGGACCGAATCTTCGAGCGCTTCTACCGGGTTGATGCCGCCCGCTCACGCCACACCGGCGGCACTGGATTGGGTCTGAGCATTGTCAAACACATTGTGAGCAACCATGGCGGTGAGGTGACATTGTGGTCGGCCCCGAAGATGGGTTCAACCTTCACCGTCCGGCTTCCCCAACTTTCCACACCAACGTCCGACGGCGGCACGCACCACCGCGCGCAGCGGCACCACGGCTTGATCTAA
- the phoU gene encoding phosphate signaling complex protein PhoU, with protein sequence MRKVFQAELHQIGEGLIEISDLVGEAVTKASAAFAAADLQAAQEVIAADARIDFLQNDLDERAIDVLALQGPVASDLRMIVGSLRMSASLERMGDLARHIAQLTRLRFPNIVIPAQLTETFAELARQDMIIAAKVSELLESRNLELVADISTAKIEINKLHKSVFSTMASPEWTETPATTVDVTLASRYFERFGDHGVSVARKVSYLVTGEWQPEDFLAS encoded by the coding sequence GTGCGTAAAGTTTTCCAGGCCGAACTTCACCAGATTGGCGAAGGACTCATCGAGATCTCCGACCTGGTTGGAGAAGCCGTTACCAAGGCCTCTGCAGCCTTTGCCGCGGCCGATCTCCAAGCGGCTCAGGAAGTTATCGCCGCGGACGCCCGCATTGACTTCCTGCAGAACGATTTGGACGAGCGCGCCATCGACGTTTTGGCGTTGCAGGGACCGGTTGCCAGTGATCTGCGCATGATCGTCGGATCGTTGCGCATGAGTGCTTCGCTTGAGCGCATGGGTGATCTGGCCCGGCACATTGCCCAGCTGACCCGCCTGCGTTTCCCGAACATCGTCATCCCGGCCCAGCTGACCGAAACATTCGCCGAGCTGGCCCGCCAGGACATGATCATTGCCGCCAAGGTTTCCGAGCTTCTCGAATCCCGGAATCTGGAACTCGTGGCCGATATTTCCACGGCCAAGATCGAGATCAACAAGCTGCACAAGAGCGTGTTCTCCACCATGGCCTCACCGGAATGGACGGAAACCCCGGCCACCACTGTGGATGTCACCCTGGCCAGCCGCTACTTCGAGCGCTTCGGCGATCACGGCGTGTCCGTTGCCCGCAAGGTTTCCTACCTGGTCACCGGCGAATGGCAGCCCGAGGACTTCCTCGCCAGCTAA
- a CDS encoding phosphoglyceromutase, with the protein MTYTLILLRHGHSEWNAKNLFTGWVDVDLNDQGRAEAARGGELLVENNILPDVLYTSRLKRAINTANLALDVADRGWIDVKRDWRLNERHYGALQGKDKAQTLAEYGEEQFMEWRRSYDTPPPALSDDSEFSQAHDPRYADLGDALPRTECLKDVLVRLLPYWESDIKVDLKAGKTVLVTAHGNSLRALVKHLDGISDEAIASLNIPTGIPLVYELDENFAPITPGGKYLDPEAAAASIQAVANQGKK; encoded by the coding sequence ATGACTTATACGTTGATTTTGCTACGCCATGGCCACAGTGAGTGGAACGCCAAGAACCTGTTCACCGGATGGGTGGACGTAGACCTGAATGATCAGGGCCGCGCCGAAGCCGCACGTGGCGGTGAGCTGTTGGTTGAGAACAATATTCTCCCCGACGTGCTGTACACCTCACGCCTCAAGCGTGCCATCAACACCGCGAACCTCGCCCTCGATGTTGCTGACCGCGGCTGGATCGACGTCAAGCGCGACTGGCGCCTGAACGAGCGCCACTACGGTGCACTGCAGGGCAAGGACAAGGCCCAGACCCTGGCCGAATACGGCGAGGAGCAGTTCATGGAATGGCGCCGCAGCTACGACACCCCGCCGCCGGCACTCTCCGACGACAGTGAATTCTCGCAGGCCCACGATCCCCGTTACGCGGACTTGGGCGACGCCCTCCCGCGCACCGAGTGCCTTAAGGACGTCCTTGTCCGCCTGCTCCCGTACTGGGAATCAGACATCAAGGTTGACCTGAAGGCTGGCAAGACGGTTCTGGTCACGGCTCACGGCAACTCGCTGCGCGCCCTGGTCAAGCACCTGGACGGCATCTCCGATGAGGCCATTGCGTCCCTGAACATCCCCACGGGCATCCCGCTGGTTTACGAACTCGATGAGAACTTCGCTCCCATCACCCCCGGCGGCAAGTACCTGGATCCGGAAGCAGCAGCAGCATCCATCCAGGCCGTTGCCAACCAGGGCAAGAAGTAA
- a CDS encoding class I SAM-dependent methyltransferase, translating to MVQRAQRVKGASSDPATQAARQRNKPFGNVTRGTTNPNRLRRVDRWLAGPQAWRLSTEANPLVVDLGYGGSPATAVELYSRIHAVCPSAHVTGIEIEPERVRIAKHLEHEGLDFRVGGFEIPVPGNATMVRAFNVLRQYDEADVRLIWATVCSRLTPLGIFVDGTCDEIGRRSTWVALGVDGPQSLTVSMRFGAFELPSDVAERLPKALIHHNMPGEKIHGFLQSMDKHWLAGASLAPFGYRQRWLRMCKAMYDDGWPVVRAPSRWRLGELTVAWSAVDPDPMERGSA from the coding sequence GTGGTTCAACGTGCGCAGCGGGTCAAGGGTGCCTCCAGCGACCCCGCAACACAGGCGGCGCGCCAGCGCAACAAACCATTTGGCAATGTCACTCGCGGCACCACCAACCCCAACCGCTTGCGTCGAGTTGACCGGTGGCTGGCCGGCCCACAGGCCTGGCGACTCTCCACGGAAGCAAACCCGCTGGTGGTTGACCTGGGCTACGGCGGCTCCCCTGCCACCGCCGTCGAGCTCTATTCACGCATCCACGCAGTATGTCCCAGTGCCCACGTGACGGGCATCGAAATTGAGCCCGAACGCGTCCGCATCGCCAAACATTTAGAACATGAGGGCCTTGACTTCCGGGTTGGCGGCTTTGAAATTCCGGTTCCTGGCAACGCGACCATGGTGCGCGCCTTCAATGTCCTGCGCCAATATGACGAGGCCGATGTCCGCCTTATTTGGGCCACCGTCTGTTCCCGCCTGACACCGCTTGGCATCTTCGTTGACGGCACGTGCGATGAGATCGGCCGCCGCAGCACATGGGTTGCCCTGGGCGTTGACGGCCCGCAATCGCTAACCGTTTCCATGCGTTTTGGTGCCTTCGAGCTGCCCTCCGACGTTGCGGAACGGCTGCCCAAGGCCCTGATCCACCACAACATGCCGGGTGAAAAAATCCACGGATTCCTGCAGTCCATGGATAAGCATTGGCTCGCCGGCGCCTCGCTGGCGCCCTTCGGCTACCGACAGCGCTGGCTGCGCATGTGCAAAGCTATGTACGACGACGGATGGCCAGTTGTGCGCGCACCCTCCCGTTGGCGTTTGGGCGAGTTGACCGTGGCGTGGTCTGCCGTAGATCCGGACCCCATGGAGAGAGGCTCAGCCTAG
- a CDS encoding PhzF family phenazine biosynthesis protein, with protein MSDAVIPEVLHLAAFADGPGGGNLAGVVLDAMELSDEQMLEVARDVGYSETAFVTTALDAKRSASIRYFSPGAEVPFCGHATVATAVALAEKYGPGTFSLATQAGEIVLQTTPSEHGMTASFTSLEPSVTEIAPTVLTRLLDLLGLDAEQLHPGFPAKLAFAGNTHPMIVVRDRADLDSFTFDAQGLRTLMDEQGWAGTVTVMWVDKDGDHVPVSLEIESRNLFPVGNIREDPATGSAAASTGAYLRSIGAVRTPASLVIRQGRHVGRPCILHASVPAQGGITVTGTATQVA; from the coding sequence ATGAGCGATGCAGTAATTCCAGAGGTTCTCCATCTCGCCGCGTTCGCCGATGGCCCCGGAGGCGGCAATTTGGCTGGCGTGGTGTTGGACGCCATGGAGCTCAGCGATGAACAAATGCTTGAGGTGGCCCGGGACGTGGGCTACTCGGAGACTGCTTTTGTCACCACAGCTCTTGACGCCAAGAGGAGTGCCAGTATCAGGTACTTCTCCCCCGGCGCCGAGGTGCCTTTTTGCGGCCACGCCACGGTAGCGACGGCCGTTGCCCTGGCTGAAAAATATGGTCCCGGCACCTTTTCGCTTGCCACTCAGGCCGGTGAAATAGTACTGCAGACAACCCCGTCCGAGCATGGCATGACGGCCTCATTCACGAGCCTTGAACCCTCCGTCACCGAGATCGCACCAACCGTACTGACACGCTTATTAGACTTGCTGGGGCTGGACGCCGAGCAGCTGCACCCCGGGTTTCCGGCCAAGTTGGCCTTTGCCGGAAACACGCATCCGATGATCGTTGTGCGTGACAGGGCGGATTTAGACAGTTTCACCTTTGATGCGCAGGGCCTGCGAACTCTGATGGATGAACAAGGCTGGGCCGGCACCGTCACAGTCATGTGGGTCGACAAAGACGGTGATCACGTACCGGTTTCGCTGGAGATCGAATCCCGGAACTTGTTCCCGGTTGGAAATATCAGGGAGGACCCGGCAACGGGTTCGGCCGCCGCGTCAACCGGCGCCTATCTGCGCTCCATAGGGGCTGTTCGCACGCCGGCGTCGCTGGTTATCCGGCAAGGGCGGCACGTGGGCAGGCCGTGCATTTTGCATGCCAGTGTTCCAGCCCAGGGCGGCATTACGGTGACGGGAACTGCCACGCAGGTGGCGTGA
- a CDS encoding DUF2516 family protein, protein MLTFLNVVEFFILVALGLVVLGIQVWALIDCVRTSSSDFERVYKRTKGFWLALTGGAVFFGFLYIIGPLMTLSVPSIGMGLILSLAGATAAGVYLADVRPALVEVRGRGRGQQNRGSSW, encoded by the coding sequence GTGCTCACTTTTTTGAACGTTGTAGAGTTTTTCATTCTGGTTGCCCTGGGCCTGGTGGTGCTGGGTATTCAGGTGTGGGCGCTAATCGATTGCGTGCGCACCTCGTCCAGCGATTTTGAGCGTGTTTACAAGAGGACCAAGGGTTTTTGGCTGGCCCTGACCGGCGGTGCCGTGTTCTTCGGCTTCCTGTACATCATTGGTCCGCTCATGACCCTGAGTGTTCCTTCGATTGGCATGGGGCTGATCTTGAGCCTGGCCGGAGCGACGGCAGCTGGCGTTTATCTGGCCGATGTTCGCCCGGCGTTGGTCGAGGTCCGCGGCCGTGGTCGGGGACAGCAAAACCGCGGCTCTTCCTGGTAA
- a CDS encoding trans-sulfuration enzyme family protein, with the protein MTHQPSSHPDNLHPDTVVVAAGRPAREHDAPVNPPIVLSSTYVGTGTVVDGDRAYGRYSNPTWDPLEEALSQLEGATLPGLIFSSGLAAVSAALSLIPAGGILVMPIHSYQGALVMAQELEAKGLFTLRTVDIANNDEVIAALTGAGEKAADMLWLESPTNPMLEVADIHGLCRSAQAVGAVVVTDNTFSTPLVQKPLELGSDIVLHSVTKYLSGHSDVIMGALLTSNPELRNALLHHRSIHGAIAGPFEAWLALRGLRTLALRVERSQASAMELASRLDAHDGVSRVLFPGLPSDPGHLRAQAQMTGFGSILCIEVEGGEAVAEAVVEALRLWTPATSLGGVESLIERRRRHANEPISVPANLLRLSVGIENVEDLWADLDQALTTVTASE; encoded by the coding sequence ATGACGCACCAGCCTTCCTCGCATCCCGACAATCTCCACCCCGACACCGTTGTGGTGGCCGCAGGAAGACCCGCGCGCGAGCATGACGCCCCAGTGAACCCGCCGATCGTCCTGTCCTCGACCTATGTGGGCACGGGGACGGTAGTTGATGGAGACAGGGCGTACGGTCGCTACTCGAACCCCACCTGGGATCCGTTGGAAGAAGCACTGTCCCAGCTGGAAGGCGCTACGCTCCCGGGCCTGATCTTCAGTTCGGGCCTTGCCGCGGTTTCCGCCGCCTTGTCCTTGATTCCGGCAGGCGGGATCCTCGTGATGCCGATCCACTCGTATCAGGGTGCACTGGTCATGGCGCAGGAGCTGGAGGCCAAGGGGTTGTTCACGCTGCGGACCGTTGACATCGCCAATAACGATGAGGTCATTGCCGCACTCACCGGGGCAGGGGAGAAGGCTGCGGACATGCTGTGGTTGGAGAGCCCCACAAACCCCATGCTGGAGGTGGCCGACATCCACGGCCTGTGCCGCTCCGCGCAGGCAGTTGGCGCCGTGGTGGTCACTGACAACACCTTCTCAACGCCTCTGGTGCAAAAGCCGTTGGAGCTCGGCTCGGACATCGTGCTGCACTCGGTCACCAAATACCTCTCGGGGCACTCGGATGTCATCATGGGGGCCTTGCTGACCTCAAACCCAGAGCTGCGCAATGCCCTTCTGCACCACCGCTCCATCCATGGCGCCATCGCCGGACCCTTCGAGGCCTGGCTGGCCTTGCGTGGACTGCGCACCCTGGCCTTGCGGGTAGAGCGCTCGCAGGCAAGTGCCATGGAGCTGGCCAGCCGTCTTGACGCGCACGACGGCGTCAGCCGAGTTTTGTTCCCCGGCCTGCCTTCCGACCCCGGTCACCTCAGGGCGCAGGCGCAGATGACCGGCTTCGGCTCGATCCTGTGCATTGAGGTTGAAGGTGGCGAGGCAGTCGCCGAGGCCGTGGTTGAGGCGCTGCGCCTATGGACGCCGGCCACCTCGCTGGGAGGCGTGGAATCACTCATTGAACGCCGCCGTCGGCATGCAAATGAGCCCATCTCCGTACCGGCGAATCTGCTGCGCCTGAGTGTTGGCATTGAAAACGTTGAAGACCTCTGGGCCGATCTGGATCAGGCACTGACCACGGTGACTGCGTCCGAGTAG
- the tmk gene encoding dTMP kinase has translation MTLSTAAQPGLFIAFEGGDGAGKSTQAALLTQALSDAGRTVLRTREPGGTPVGEKLRSLVLEHGQGEIDAKTEALIFAAARAAHATQVITPAVARGEIVISDRYADSSIAYQGAGRGLGTEAIVKLNDWATSGLWPDLTVLLDVSPAEGRERRTAGEAAEDRMESEPDDFHATIRAAFLELAAANPQRYLVLPADGSVTELSKAIQERVSSLIGVS, from the coding sequence GTGACTCTTTCTACTGCCGCGCAGCCGGGCCTCTTCATTGCTTTTGAAGGTGGCGACGGTGCCGGAAAATCCACCCAGGCCGCCTTGCTCACCCAGGCCCTGTCCGACGCCGGACGCACAGTTTTGCGAACCCGTGAACCGGGCGGGACTCCCGTGGGCGAAAAGCTGAGATCGTTGGTGCTCGAACACGGCCAGGGAGAGATTGATGCCAAGACGGAGGCGTTGATCTTTGCCGCTGCCCGAGCTGCGCACGCCACACAGGTGATTACACCGGCCGTTGCGCGCGGTGAGATTGTTATTAGTGACCGCTACGCAGACTCCTCGATCGCATACCAGGGTGCCGGACGCGGTCTTGGCACGGAGGCAATCGTCAAGCTCAACGATTGGGCCACGAGCGGGCTCTGGCCGGACCTGACAGTTTTGCTGGACGTCTCCCCTGCCGAGGGCCGCGAACGCCGAACCGCTGGGGAAGCTGCGGAGGACAGGATGGAGTCCGAGCCCGACGACTTCCACGCCACGATTCGCGCTGCCTTCCTGGAACTGGCCGCCGCAAATCCACAGCGCTACTTGGTTCTCCCCGCCGACGGCTCCGTCACGGAGCTCTCGAAAGCAATTCAAGAACGCGTCTCCTCACTTATTGGCGTTTCATGA
- a CDS encoding DNA polymerase III subunit delta' — MSVWVDLQGQESVVAQLRRAAQSGSPTHAWLLTGPPGSGRSNAALAFAAALVCEQPELAARGCGACKACHTTMSGTNADVTFVATEKTTITIEESRALVRKAHDSPSSARWRVMIVGDADRMAERTTNVLLKAIEEPPPRTIWILCAPSPADVLVTIRSRCRTLTLRLPPVADVAALLVRRDGIDPELALTAARAAQSHIGIARRLATDSGARERRDATVRLPLNLRDVTTAVMAAASLLELAQAEAASSNEERDAVEKATLLRNLGAPETGTLPPSLRSQVRALEEDQKRRAKRSVTDHLDRALTDLLSFYRDVLVLQLDARGGSGDGPASVELVNEPLRTALVEFAARARPESTLERLDAINAARRRLTTTNVAPLLALEAMAVSLL; from the coding sequence ATGAGCGTCTGGGTTGACCTGCAGGGGCAGGAATCCGTGGTGGCGCAGCTGCGCCGGGCCGCGCAGTCCGGCTCCCCTACGCACGCGTGGCTTTTGACCGGCCCACCCGGTTCGGGGCGTTCCAATGCGGCGTTGGCCTTTGCCGCCGCGCTTGTGTGCGAGCAGCCCGAACTGGCCGCGCGTGGTTGCGGGGCATGCAAGGCCTGCCACACCACCATGAGCGGCACCAATGCTGACGTGACCTTTGTGGCAACGGAGAAAACGACCATCACGATCGAGGAGTCGCGGGCCCTTGTGCGCAAGGCGCACGACAGCCCCTCCTCGGCTCGCTGGCGCGTCATGATCGTCGGAGATGCGGACCGCATGGCAGAGCGCACCACGAACGTGCTCCTGAAGGCGATCGAGGAGCCGCCGCCGCGCACCATCTGGATTCTGTGTGCCCCCAGCCCTGCCGATGTCCTCGTCACGATCCGTTCGCGCTGCCGCACCCTGACCCTGCGACTGCCTCCCGTGGCCGATGTTGCCGCGCTCCTGGTCCGCCGTGACGGGATTGACCCCGAGCTGGCACTGACGGCCGCCCGCGCCGCCCAAAGCCACATTGGCATTGCCCGCCGCCTGGCCACTGACTCCGGAGCCAGGGAGCGCCGCGATGCCACTGTCAGGCTCCCGCTGAACCTGCGTGATGTCACCACTGCAGTCATGGCCGCTGCGTCCCTGCTGGAATTGGCCCAGGCCGAGGCTGCCTCCTCCAATGAAGAGCGCGACGCCGTTGAAAAGGCCACGTTGCTGCGAAACCTTGGCGCCCCCGAGACCGGGACGCTTCCGCCATCCCTGCGCAGCCAGGTCCGTGCCTTGGAAGAGGACCAAAAACGCCGTGCCAAGCGTTCCGTGACGGACCACCTGGACCGTGCCCTGACGGACCTGTTGTCCTTCTACCGGGATGTGTTGGTTCTGCAGTTGGACGCCCGGGGAGGGTCCGGCGATGGGCCCGCATCGGTTGAACTGGTCAATGAACCACTGCGCACGGCGCTGGTGGAATTTGCCGCCCGCGCCCGCCCCGAATCCACTCTCGAGCGGCTGGACGCCATCAACGCGGCCCGCCGCCGACTCACCACCACCAATGTTGCCCCGCTGCTGGCCCTTGAGGCCATGGCAGTCAGCCTGCTCTAA